In one Zobellia galactanivorans genomic region, the following are encoded:
- a CDS encoding glutamate synthase subunit beta: protein MGKITGFLEFDRKVESYAPVEERVKNYHEFTLPLKEPELKEQGARCMDCGIPFCHSGCPLGNLIPDFNDAVYRGKWDKAAKILHSTNNFPEFTGRLCPAPCEEACVLGINEDPVTIENIEKNIVETAFKKGWVVAEPPATRTGKKVAVVGSGPAGLAAAQQLNRAGHLVTVFERDEKPGGLLRYGIPDFKMEKNVIDRRLKVLEEEGIVFKCGVHVGKDITGPELQDEFDAIVLSGGATVRRNLPIEGADLKGVVQAMDFLPQNNRRVDGVKEFENEIMATGKDVVVIGGGDTGSDCIGTSIRHGAKSVSNFEIMPMGTVERPESQPWPFWPMRLKTSTSHKEGAERFFSISTKKFLGDENGNLKGLITSEVEWIREPGKSMVLKEVEGTEKEWKCELALLALGFTGSEMTVAEQLGVEADARTNIKASEQDYMTNVPGVFAAGDQRRGQSLIVWAISEGRQAAHHVDTYLMGESALPLKGEGDLPRV, encoded by the coding sequence ATGGGAAAGATTACAGGATTTTTGGAATTCGATAGAAAAGTAGAATCGTACGCACCTGTTGAAGAACGCGTTAAAAATTATCATGAGTTCACCCTTCCGTTAAAGGAACCCGAACTTAAAGAACAAGGAGCCAGATGTATGGACTGTGGCATTCCTTTTTGCCATAGCGGTTGCCCATTGGGCAATTTGATTCCCGATTTTAACGATGCGGTGTATCGTGGTAAATGGGACAAGGCGGCCAAGATTTTACACTCAACGAACAATTTTCCCGAATTTACGGGTAGACTTTGTCCGGCACCTTGTGAAGAAGCTTGTGTACTAGGCATCAATGAAGACCCCGTGACCATTGAGAATATTGAAAAAAATATTGTGGAAACGGCCTTTAAAAAAGGATGGGTAGTTGCCGAACCCCCTGCTACAAGAACCGGTAAAAAAGTTGCCGTAGTAGGTTCGGGTCCTGCCGGTCTTGCCGCTGCGCAACAATTGAATAGAGCCGGTCATTTGGTAACCGTTTTTGAAAGGGACGAAAAACCAGGAGGACTTTTACGTTACGGTATTCCTGATTTTAAGATGGAAAAAAACGTTATCGACCGACGATTGAAGGTTCTTGAGGAAGAAGGAATCGTATTTAAATGTGGGGTCCATGTAGGAAAGGATATTACCGGACCGGAACTACAAGACGAATTTGACGCCATTGTTTTATCGGGCGGGGCTACGGTTCGCAGAAACCTCCCCATTGAAGGTGCCGATTTAAAAGGCGTGGTTCAAGCTATGGATTTCCTTCCACAAAACAATAGAAGAGTAGACGGAGTCAAAGAGTTCGAAAACGAAATCATGGCCACTGGAAAAGACGTTGTCGTTATCGGTGGTGGTGATACCGGATCCGACTGTATCGGAACATCGATCAGACACGGGGCAAAATCCGTATCAAACTTTGAGATCATGCCTATGGGCACGGTCGAAAGACCTGAAAGTCAACCTTGGCCTTTCTGGCCCATGCGTTTGAAAACAAGTACTTCCCACAAAGAAGGGGCCGAACGTTTTTTCAGCATCTCGACCAAGAAGTTTTTGGGTGACGAGAATGGCAACCTAAAAGGTCTTATTACTTCTGAAGTAGAATGGATCAGGGAACCTGGAAAATCCATGGTACTAAAAGAGGTTGAAGGCACCGAAAAAGAATGGAAGTGCGAATTAGCGCTTTTAGCATTAGGATTCACCGGTTCTGAAATGACGGTAGCGGAACAATTGGGCGTAGAGGCCGATGCCCGCACCAATATCAAGGCCAGCGAACAAGACTATATGACCAATGTACCCGGTGTGTTTGCAGCGGGCGACCAAAGACGTGGCCAATCATTAATCGTTTGGGCCATTTCCGAAGGACGTCAAGCAGCCCACCATGTAGACACCTATCTTATGGGCGAATCTGCCTTACCATTGAAAGGTGAGGGTGATTTACCAAGGGTATAA